Proteins encoded within one genomic window of Humulus lupulus chromosome 1, drHumLupu1.1, whole genome shotgun sequence:
- the LOC133792366 gene encoding mediator of RNA polymerase II transcription subunit 33B-like isoform X1, producing MAVSVQKPASHLWDTVMEITKSAQDRNIDPQLWATQLSSSLNSAGVPLPSVELAHLLVSHICWANHVPITWKFLEKALTAMIVPPMLVLALLSARVVPNRQLHPTAYRLYMELLKRHSFSFTSQTSGLNNQNIMKSIDEALHLSQLFGLQVSEPGLLLVEFVFSIVWQLLDAALDDEGLLELTPEKKSRWPTRPQDMEIDAQDCFVEKRSDSEVLHKANTAMAIEIIVEFLKNKVTSRLLYLARRNMPSHWGSFIQRMQFFEANSSVLRSLKHITPDIFTQLTSDTRRLLTRECKTISQHDFHAVLASGTTLYSARQSHGASSSSFWLPIDLFLEDAMDGSQVAATSAVDTLIGLVKALQVVNGATWHNTFLGLWISALRLVQRERDPREGPVPRLDTCLCMLLSISTLAVTNIVEEEESELMEETEQCSTNPRIDKQSFGQRRKDLVTSLQLLGDYEGLLTPPQSVSLVANQAAAKAMMSISGLTVSNGYYECSGVNDMPINCIGNMRHLIVEACIARNLLDTSAYFWPGYVNACSNQLPRNVPSQVTGWGSVMKGSPLTPPLVNALIATPASSLAEIEKIYEIAMNGSDDEKISAANILCGASLVRGWSIQENACLFIIGLLSPQVPADYSGSESHLISYAPLFNVLLVGISSIDCVQIFSLHGLVPLLAGALIPICEVFGSSIPNNSRTLPTGEEISCHAVFSNAFTLLLRSWRFDHPPLEHVMGDVRPTVGSQLSPEYLLLIRNARLASVGTSAKDRIKSRRVSKLVTFSTEPILLDTFPKLKLWYQQHQKCICSTLSGLVPGTPVHQIVDALLSMMFRKISRGSQPLTPTTSGSSTSSISGTDDSTIRLKVPAWDILEATPFVLDAALTACAHGRLSPRELATGLKELADYLPATLATIVSYFSAEVTRGIWKPAYMNGTDWPSPASTLSNVEQQIKKILAATGVDVPSLSVGGSSQATLPLPLAALISLTITYKLDKASERALQLIGPALNSLATGCPWPCMPIIASLWAQKVKRWSDFLVFSASQAVFHHNSDAVVQLLKSCFSSTLGLSSYHIHSNGGVGSLLGHGFGSFSGGISPVAPGFLYLRVHRSVRDIMFLTEEIVSLLMLSVREIVSCGLPKEKMEKLKKTKRGLRYGQVSLATAMSRIKLAASLGASLVWITGGPSLIQCLIKETLPSWFIASHGSEPEGRETGCTLSVLGGYALAYFAVLSGTFAWGVDPASPTSKRRSKILGAHLDFLASALAGKISLGCDWATWRAYVSGLLSLMVGCTKNWMMEIDVDILKRLSKGLRQWNEEELALAVLGLGGVGAMGAAAELIVESDF from the exons ATGGCGGTGTCCGTACAGAAACCGGCGAGTCATCTGTGGGACACCGTGATGGAAATCACCAAGTCAGCTCAAGACAGGAATATCGATCCTCAGCTCTGGGCTACGCAACTGAGTTCGAGCCTTAACTCGGCTGGGGTTCCTTTGCCCTCCGTCGAACTTGCTCACCTCCTCGTTTCTCACATCTGCTGGGCCAATCACGTGCCCATCACGTGGAAGTTCCTCGAGAAAGCCTTGACTGCTATGATCGTCCCTCCCATGCTCGTCCTGGCTCTTCTCTCCGCCAG GGTCGTTCCGAATCGACAGCTCCATCCTACGGCTTACAGGCTTTACATGGAACTCCTTAAGAGACATTCGTTTTCATTCACTTCTCAAACAAGTGGACTTAATAATCAAAA TATCATGAAGTCCATTGATGAAGCTCTACATCTTTCCCAGTTATTTGGTCTTCAAGTGTCTGAACCGGGACTTCTCCTTGTTGAATTTGTCTTTTCAATTGTTTGGCAGTTACTCGATGCAGCATTAGATGATGAAGGGCTGCTGGAACTCACCCCTGAAAAGAAATCTAGATGGCCGACCAGGCCACAAGATATGGAAATAGACGCTCAAGATTGCTTTGTTGAGAAAAGAAGCGACAGTGAAGTCTTGCACAAAGCAAATACTGCAATGGCTATTGAGATTATTGTTGAGTTTCTTAAAAACAAAGTCACGTCAAGACTTTTGTACTTGGCTCGTAGAAACAT GCCATCACACTGGGGATCTTTCATTCAGCGCATGCAATTTTTTGAagcaaattcatcagttttgcgGAGTTTAAAACACATAACTCCAGATATCTTTACACAGTTGACATCTGATACTCGTAGGTTACTAACTCGGGAATGCAAAACAATATCACAACATGATTTTCATGCAGTCTTGGCCTCTGGAACTACGCTATATTCTGCTCGGCAATCTCATGGAGCTAGTTCTTCCTCCTTTTGGCTTCCCATTGATCTATTTCTTGAAGATGCTATGGATGGGTCACAAGTGGCAGCTACAAGTGCTGTTGACACACTCATTG GCTTGGTAAAGGCGTTGCAGGTAGTTAATGGTGCCACATGGCATAATACATTTTTAGGTTTATGGATTTCAGCACTTCGCCTAGTCCAAAGG GAAAGGGATCCTAGAGAGGGTCCTGTGCCTCGCCTCGATACCTGCTTATGCATGTTATTGTCTATTTCAACACTTGCGGTCACTAACATTGTTGAGGAAGAGGAAAGTGAGCTGATGGAGGAAACTGAACAATGCTCTACTAATCCAAGGATAGACAAACAGTCTTTTGGACAGCGACGCAAGGATTTAGTTACCAGCTTACAGTTGCTAGGTGATTATGAGGGCTTGTTGACTCCACCTCAATCTGTTAGTCTGGTGGCCAATCAGGCCGCGGCCAAAGCAATGATGTCCATTTCAGGTCTTACTGTCAGCAATGGGTATTATGAATGCAGTGGTGTGAATGACATGCCAATAAATTGTA TTGGCAACATGCGACATCTAATTGTTGAGGCTTGTATTGCTAGGAATCTACTAGACACTTCAGCATACTTCTGGCCAGGCTATGTTAATGCATGCAGCAATCAATTGCCTCGAAATGTGCCCAGTCAAGTGACTGGTTGGGGATCTGTGATGAAGGGGTCTCCTCTAACTCCACCACTAGTTAATGCTTTGATTGCAACTCCAGCTTCTAG CTTAGCAGAGATCGAGAAAATATATGAGATTGCAATGAATGGTTCAGATGATGAGAAGATATCTGCTGCTAACATTCTTTGTGGGGCATCTCTTGTTCGTGGTTGGAGTATTCAG GAAAATGCGTGTCTTTTTATCATTGGATTATTATCACCTCAGGTTCCTGCAGATTACTCAGGAAGTGAGAGTCATTTGATCAGCTATGCCCCACTCTTCAATGTTCTTTTGGTTGGGATATCATCAATAGATTGTGTACAGATCTTCTCCTTGCATGGCTTG GTTCCATTACTTGCAGGAGCATTGATTCCAATTTGTGAGGTTTTTGGGTCTAGTATTCCCAACAACTCAAGGACTCTTCCGACGGGGGAAGAAATTTCTTGTCATGCAGTTTTCTCAAATGCATTCACACTTCTACTGAGATCATGGCGATTTGATCATCCACCTCTAGAACATGTGATGGGAGATGTGAGGCCGACAGTGGGATCCCAACTGAGTCCTGAATACCTCCTATTGATCCGAAATGCTCGATTAGCATCTGTTGGAACTTCAGCCAAAGATCGAATTAAAAGCAGGAGAGTTTCAAAACTTGTCACCTTTTCTACTGAACCTATACTACTGGACACTTTTCCAAAATTAAAACTCTGGTACCAGCAGCATCAAAAATGTATTTGTTCAACACTCTCTGGACTTGTGCCTGGGACCCCTGTTCATCAAATTGTTGATGCTCTCCTAAGCATGATGTTCAGGAAAATAAGTAGAGGCAGTCAACCATTAACTCCTACAACTTCAGGAAGTAGTACTTCATCAATTTCAGGGACTGATGACTCCACAATTAGACTCAAAGTGCCTGCATGGGACATCTTAGAAGCAACTCCATTTGTGCTTGATGCTGCTCTTACGGCTTGTGCCCATGGAAGACTCTCTCCCCGTGAACTAGCTACAG GACTGAAAGAGCTTGCTGATTATCTTCCTGCTACTTTGGCAACTATAGTAAGCTATTTTTCAGCTGAAGTAACAAGGGGAATATGGAAGCCAGCTTACATGAATGGAACTGATTGGCCAAGCCCTGCTTCAACTTTGTCCAATGTAGAGCAGCAGATTAAAAAAATTCTTGCTGCCACTGGTGTTGATGTTCCAAGCCTTTCTGTTG GAGGGAGCTCTCAAGCTACACTTCCTTTACCCTTAGCTGCCTTAATTAGTCTTACAATAACTTATAAACTCGATAAAGCTTCTGAACGGGCCCTCCAGTTAATTGGGCCAGCTTTGAATTCCCTAGCTACAGGTTGCCCTTGGCCATGCATGCCCATTATTGCCTCGTTATGGGCCCAGAAGGTAAAGCGTTGGAGTGACTTCCTGGTGTTCTCTGCATCGCAAGCAGTCTTCCACCATAACAGTGATGCTGTTGTTCAACTTCTTAAGAGCTGCTTTTCGTCCACGCTCGGTCTAAGTTCTTATCATATTCACAGCAATGGCGGGGTGGGTTCCCTCCTTGGCCATGGCTTTGGTTCTTTCTCCGGTGGCATATCTCCAGTTGCCCCCGGATTTCTCTATTTGCGTGTACACCGCTCGGTTCGAGATATTATGTTCTTGACAGAAGAGATTGTTTCCCTTCTCATGCTCTCTGTTAGAGAAATTGTAAGTTGTGGGCTACcaaaagaaaaaatggaaaagtTGAAGAAGACCAAACGTGGGTTGAGATACGGGCAGGTTTCTTTAGCCACAGCTATGTCACGTATCAAGCTTGCAGCATCTCTTGGAGCTTCATTGGTTTGGATCACTGGCGGACCAAGCTTAATTCAATGTTTGATCAAAGAAACCCTACCCTCATGGTTTATAGCATCTCATGGATCAGAGCCAGAAGGCCGAGAAACAGGATGCACATTATCTGTTCTTGGGGGATATGCACTTGCATATTTTGCTGTGCTCTCTGGGACATTTGCATGGGGAGTTGACCCAGCATCACCCACGTCAAAACGAAGATCAAAGATTCTCGGAGCCCACTTAGATTTTCTCGCAAGCGCGCTAGCTGGGAAAATCTCATTGGGTTGTGATTGGGCTACTTGGCGAGCATATGTGTCAGGGTTGCTGAGTTTAATGGTGGGGTGCACAAAGAATTGGATGATGGAAATCGATGTGGATATACTGAAGAGGCTAAGCAAGGGATTGAGACAATGGAATGAGGAAGAATTGGCtttggctgtgttgggactgggCGGTGTTGGAGCAATGGGGGCTGCAGCTGAACTGATTGTTGAGAGCGACTTTTGA
- the LOC133792366 gene encoding mediator of RNA polymerase II transcription subunit 33B-like isoform X2 translates to MEIDAQDCFVEKRSDSEVLHKANTAMAIEIIVEFLKNKVTSRLLYLARRNMPSHWGSFIQRMQFFEANSSVLRSLKHITPDIFTQLTSDTRRLLTRECKTISQHDFHAVLASGTTLYSARQSHGASSSSFWLPIDLFLEDAMDGSQVAATSAVDTLIGLVKALQVVNGATWHNTFLGLWISALRLVQRERDPREGPVPRLDTCLCMLLSISTLAVTNIVEEEESELMEETEQCSTNPRIDKQSFGQRRKDLVTSLQLLGDYEGLLTPPQSVSLVANQAAAKAMMSISGLTVSNGYYECSGVNDMPINCIGNMRHLIVEACIARNLLDTSAYFWPGYVNACSNQLPRNVPSQVTGWGSVMKGSPLTPPLVNALIATPASSLAEIEKIYEIAMNGSDDEKISAANILCGASLVRGWSIQENACLFIIGLLSPQVPADYSGSESHLISYAPLFNVLLVGISSIDCVQIFSLHGLVPLLAGALIPICEVFGSSIPNNSRTLPTGEEISCHAVFSNAFTLLLRSWRFDHPPLEHVMGDVRPTVGSQLSPEYLLLIRNARLASVGTSAKDRIKSRRVSKLVTFSTEPILLDTFPKLKLWYQQHQKCICSTLSGLVPGTPVHQIVDALLSMMFRKISRGSQPLTPTTSGSSTSSISGTDDSTIRLKVPAWDILEATPFVLDAALTACAHGRLSPRELATGLKELADYLPATLATIVSYFSAEVTRGIWKPAYMNGTDWPSPASTLSNVEQQIKKILAATGVDVPSLSVGGSSQATLPLPLAALISLTITYKLDKASERALQLIGPALNSLATGCPWPCMPIIASLWAQKVKRWSDFLVFSASQAVFHHNSDAVVQLLKSCFSSTLGLSSYHIHSNGGVGSLLGHGFGSFSGGISPVAPGFLYLRVHRSVRDIMFLTEEIVSLLMLSVREIVSCGLPKEKMEKLKKTKRGLRYGQVSLATAMSRIKLAASLGASLVWITGGPSLIQCLIKETLPSWFIASHGSEPEGRETGCTLSVLGGYALAYFAVLSGTFAWGVDPASPTSKRRSKILGAHLDFLASALAGKISLGCDWATWRAYVSGLLSLMVGCTKNWMMEIDVDILKRLSKGLRQWNEEELALAVLGLGGVGAMGAAAELIVESDF, encoded by the exons ATGGAAATAGACGCTCAAGATTGCTTTGTTGAGAAAAGAAGCGACAGTGAAGTCTTGCACAAAGCAAATACTGCAATGGCTATTGAGATTATTGTTGAGTTTCTTAAAAACAAAGTCACGTCAAGACTTTTGTACTTGGCTCGTAGAAACAT GCCATCACACTGGGGATCTTTCATTCAGCGCATGCAATTTTTTGAagcaaattcatcagttttgcgGAGTTTAAAACACATAACTCCAGATATCTTTACACAGTTGACATCTGATACTCGTAGGTTACTAACTCGGGAATGCAAAACAATATCACAACATGATTTTCATGCAGTCTTGGCCTCTGGAACTACGCTATATTCTGCTCGGCAATCTCATGGAGCTAGTTCTTCCTCCTTTTGGCTTCCCATTGATCTATTTCTTGAAGATGCTATGGATGGGTCACAAGTGGCAGCTACAAGTGCTGTTGACACACTCATTG GCTTGGTAAAGGCGTTGCAGGTAGTTAATGGTGCCACATGGCATAATACATTTTTAGGTTTATGGATTTCAGCACTTCGCCTAGTCCAAAGG GAAAGGGATCCTAGAGAGGGTCCTGTGCCTCGCCTCGATACCTGCTTATGCATGTTATTGTCTATTTCAACACTTGCGGTCACTAACATTGTTGAGGAAGAGGAAAGTGAGCTGATGGAGGAAACTGAACAATGCTCTACTAATCCAAGGATAGACAAACAGTCTTTTGGACAGCGACGCAAGGATTTAGTTACCAGCTTACAGTTGCTAGGTGATTATGAGGGCTTGTTGACTCCACCTCAATCTGTTAGTCTGGTGGCCAATCAGGCCGCGGCCAAAGCAATGATGTCCATTTCAGGTCTTACTGTCAGCAATGGGTATTATGAATGCAGTGGTGTGAATGACATGCCAATAAATTGTA TTGGCAACATGCGACATCTAATTGTTGAGGCTTGTATTGCTAGGAATCTACTAGACACTTCAGCATACTTCTGGCCAGGCTATGTTAATGCATGCAGCAATCAATTGCCTCGAAATGTGCCCAGTCAAGTGACTGGTTGGGGATCTGTGATGAAGGGGTCTCCTCTAACTCCACCACTAGTTAATGCTTTGATTGCAACTCCAGCTTCTAG CTTAGCAGAGATCGAGAAAATATATGAGATTGCAATGAATGGTTCAGATGATGAGAAGATATCTGCTGCTAACATTCTTTGTGGGGCATCTCTTGTTCGTGGTTGGAGTATTCAG GAAAATGCGTGTCTTTTTATCATTGGATTATTATCACCTCAGGTTCCTGCAGATTACTCAGGAAGTGAGAGTCATTTGATCAGCTATGCCCCACTCTTCAATGTTCTTTTGGTTGGGATATCATCAATAGATTGTGTACAGATCTTCTCCTTGCATGGCTTG GTTCCATTACTTGCAGGAGCATTGATTCCAATTTGTGAGGTTTTTGGGTCTAGTATTCCCAACAACTCAAGGACTCTTCCGACGGGGGAAGAAATTTCTTGTCATGCAGTTTTCTCAAATGCATTCACACTTCTACTGAGATCATGGCGATTTGATCATCCACCTCTAGAACATGTGATGGGAGATGTGAGGCCGACAGTGGGATCCCAACTGAGTCCTGAATACCTCCTATTGATCCGAAATGCTCGATTAGCATCTGTTGGAACTTCAGCCAAAGATCGAATTAAAAGCAGGAGAGTTTCAAAACTTGTCACCTTTTCTACTGAACCTATACTACTGGACACTTTTCCAAAATTAAAACTCTGGTACCAGCAGCATCAAAAATGTATTTGTTCAACACTCTCTGGACTTGTGCCTGGGACCCCTGTTCATCAAATTGTTGATGCTCTCCTAAGCATGATGTTCAGGAAAATAAGTAGAGGCAGTCAACCATTAACTCCTACAACTTCAGGAAGTAGTACTTCATCAATTTCAGGGACTGATGACTCCACAATTAGACTCAAAGTGCCTGCATGGGACATCTTAGAAGCAACTCCATTTGTGCTTGATGCTGCTCTTACGGCTTGTGCCCATGGAAGACTCTCTCCCCGTGAACTAGCTACAG GACTGAAAGAGCTTGCTGATTATCTTCCTGCTACTTTGGCAACTATAGTAAGCTATTTTTCAGCTGAAGTAACAAGGGGAATATGGAAGCCAGCTTACATGAATGGAACTGATTGGCCAAGCCCTGCTTCAACTTTGTCCAATGTAGAGCAGCAGATTAAAAAAATTCTTGCTGCCACTGGTGTTGATGTTCCAAGCCTTTCTGTTG GAGGGAGCTCTCAAGCTACACTTCCTTTACCCTTAGCTGCCTTAATTAGTCTTACAATAACTTATAAACTCGATAAAGCTTCTGAACGGGCCCTCCAGTTAATTGGGCCAGCTTTGAATTCCCTAGCTACAGGTTGCCCTTGGCCATGCATGCCCATTATTGCCTCGTTATGGGCCCAGAAGGTAAAGCGTTGGAGTGACTTCCTGGTGTTCTCTGCATCGCAAGCAGTCTTCCACCATAACAGTGATGCTGTTGTTCAACTTCTTAAGAGCTGCTTTTCGTCCACGCTCGGTCTAAGTTCTTATCATATTCACAGCAATGGCGGGGTGGGTTCCCTCCTTGGCCATGGCTTTGGTTCTTTCTCCGGTGGCATATCTCCAGTTGCCCCCGGATTTCTCTATTTGCGTGTACACCGCTCGGTTCGAGATATTATGTTCTTGACAGAAGAGATTGTTTCCCTTCTCATGCTCTCTGTTAGAGAAATTGTAAGTTGTGGGCTACcaaaagaaaaaatggaaaagtTGAAGAAGACCAAACGTGGGTTGAGATACGGGCAGGTTTCTTTAGCCACAGCTATGTCACGTATCAAGCTTGCAGCATCTCTTGGAGCTTCATTGGTTTGGATCACTGGCGGACCAAGCTTAATTCAATGTTTGATCAAAGAAACCCTACCCTCATGGTTTATAGCATCTCATGGATCAGAGCCAGAAGGCCGAGAAACAGGATGCACATTATCTGTTCTTGGGGGATATGCACTTGCATATTTTGCTGTGCTCTCTGGGACATTTGCATGGGGAGTTGACCCAGCATCACCCACGTCAAAACGAAGATCAAAGATTCTCGGAGCCCACTTAGATTTTCTCGCAAGCGCGCTAGCTGGGAAAATCTCATTGGGTTGTGATTGGGCTACTTGGCGAGCATATGTGTCAGGGTTGCTGAGTTTAATGGTGGGGTGCACAAAGAATTGGATGATGGAAATCGATGTGGATATACTGAAGAGGCTAAGCAAGGGATTGAGACAATGGAATGAGGAAGAATTGGCtttggctgtgttgggactgggCGGTGTTGGAGCAATGGGGGCTGCAGCTGAACTGATTGTTGAGAGCGACTTTTGA